The proteins below are encoded in one region of Lonchura striata isolate bLonStr1 chromosome 1, bLonStr1.mat, whole genome shotgun sequence:
- the WWP1 gene encoding NEDD4-like E3 ubiquitin-protein ligase WWP1 isoform X5 — protein MATASPRSDTSHSCNGRLQMQVTVSSAKLKRKKNWFGTTFYTELTADGEIKKTAKSSSSSNPKWDEQLTVNVTPQTTLEFRVWSHHTLKADALLGRATVDLRQALEVHNRKLEKVKEQLKLSLENKSGMVQTGELTVVLDGLVVEQESLTNLSSSATIEVQQNGEAVHESRDASARSSSRSACDISNGIDNQVPSSSVMQNTFCVEAVNGDSTQSPNHVAARPKNTPVPKPLEAQPVNSTVNGESSASAPEAGNSSVSEAPTGSVEAPVSSADCTNDTAEPQSATEATSCSESHSSASPVVSAGLEPAAATECAQPNARNSIAADAAKPRESSSTPSASAEPVRQQPSSTSTEPLPPGWEQRKDPHGRTYYVDHNTRTTTWERPQPLPPGWERRVDDRGRVYYVDHNTRTTTWQRPTMESVRNFEQWQSQRNQLQGAMQQFNQRYLYSASMLSAENDPLGPLPPGWERRVDSNDRVYFVNHNTKTTQWEDPRTQGLQNEDPLPEGWEIRYTREGVRYFVDHNTRTTTFNDPRTGKSSVNKGPQIAYERSFRWKLAHFRYLCQSNALPSHVKINVSRQTLFEDSFQQIMALKPYDLRRRLYVIFRGEEGLDYGGLAREWFFLLSHEVLNPMYCLFEYAGKSNYCLQINPASTINPDHLSYFCFIGRFIAMALFHGKFIDTGFSLPFYKRMLSKKLTIKDLESIDTEFYNSLIWIRDNNIEECNLEMYFCVDMELLGKVTSHELKSGGSNILVTEENKEEYIG, from the exons ATGGCCACAGCCTCACCAAGATCTGATACAAGTCACAGCTGTAATGGAAGATTACAGATGCAAGTAACAG TTTCTAGTGCCAAACTGAAACGGAAAAAGAACTGGTTTGGAACAACTTTCTACACGGAATTAACTGCAGATggagaaattaagaaaacagcaaaatcaAGTAGTTCTTCAAATCCCAAATGGGATGAGCAGCTGACAGT GAATGTGACTCCACAGACTACGCTGGAATTTAGAGTGTGGAGCCATCACACTTTAAAAGCAGATGCTTTATTAGGAAGAGCCACTGTAGACTTGAGACAAGCTTTGGAAGTACACAATAGAAAAT TGGAGAAGGTGAAAGAACAATTGAAACTCTCTTTGGAAAACAAGAGTGGCATGGTGCAAACAGGTGAACTGACTGTTGTTCTAGATGGTTTGGTTGTTGAACAAGAATCTCTTACAAATCTCAGTTCATCAGCAACCA TAGAAGTTCAGCAAAATGGCGAGGCTGTACATGAAAGCAGAGATGCTTCAGCAAGAAGTTCATCCAG ATCTGCTTGTGACATTTCTAATGGGATAGACAATCAAGTACCTTCCAGCTCTGTAATGCAGAATACATTCTGTGTAGAAGCTGTTAATGGAGACAGCACACAGTCTCCTAATCATGTTGCAGCCAGACCCAAAAATACACCAGTACCAAAACCACTTGAAGCTCAGCCTGTCAACAGCACTG TTAATGGCGAGTCATCTGCCTCTGCACCTGAAGCTGGTAATTCCTCTGTCTCTGAGGCTCCAACGGGTTCAGTCGAAGCTCCCGTGTCTTCAGCAGATTGCACTAATGATACAGCAGAACCTCAGTCAGCAACAGAAGCAACTAGTTGTTCTGAAAGCCACAGTTCTGCATCACCTGTTGTATCTGCTGGACTAGAACCTGCAGCTGCAACAGAGTGTGCTCAGCCTAATGCTCGAAACAGCATAGCAGCAGATGCGGCAAAGCCGAGGGAATCCTCCTCCACGCCAAGTGCATCTGCAGAACCTGTAAGACAGCAGCCTAGTAGTACCAGTACAGAGCCTTTGCCACCAGG GTGGGAGCAAAGAAAGGATCCTCATGGTAGAACCTATTATGTTGATCACAACACACGAACTACAACATGGGAAAGGCCACAGCCCTTACCTCCTGG CTGGGAAAGAAGAGTTGATGATCGTGGGAGAGTTTACTATGTGGACCACAACACCAGAACGACAACATGGCAGCGACCAACAATGGAGTCAGTGAGGAACTTTGAGCAGTGGCAATCGCAACGGAATCAACTGCAGGGAGCTATGCAACAATTCAACCAACGATACCTCTATTCG GCTTCAATGTTGTCAGCAGAAAATGATCCACTTGGGCCTTTACCACCAGGCTGGG aaaGAAGAGTGGATTCAAATGACAGGGTGTATTTTGTAAATCATAACACAAAGACAACACAGTGGGAGGACCCTCGAACTCAAGG TTTACAAAATGAGGACCCTCTTCCAGAAGGCTGGGAAATCAGATATACCAGAGAAGGTGTCAGATACTTTGTTGATCACAATACAAGAACCACTACCTTCAATGACCCTCGTACTGGGAAATCTTCTGT AAATAAAGGGCCACAGATTGCTTATGAGCGTAGCTTTAGGTGGAAACTTGCTCATTTCCGTTACTTGTGTCAG TCCAATGCACTGCCAAGTCATGTGAAAATCAATGTATCCAGACAGACTTTGTTTGAGGATTCCTTCCAGCAA ATTATGGCATTAAAGCCCTATGATTTGAGGAGAAGATTATATGTTATATttagaggagaagaaggattgGATTATGGTGGCttggcaag agAATGGTTTTTCTTGCTTTCCCATGAAGTACTGAACCCTATGTACTGCCTATTTGAATATGCTGGCAAGAGCAACTATTGCCTGCAGATAAATCCAGCATCAACAATCAATCCTGACCATCTTtcatatttctgtttcattGGGCGCTTTATTGCCATG GCATTGTTTCATGGGAAATTTATTGACACTggtttttctctgcctttctacAAACGAATGCTGAGCAAAAAGCTTACTATTAAAGACCTGGAATCTATTGATACGGAATTTTACAATTCCCTAATTTGGATAag GGATAATAACATTGAGGAGTGTAACTTGGAAATGTACTTCTGTGTGGATATGGAGCTCTTAGGAAAAGTAACCTCACATGAGCTGAAATCAGGAGGTTCAAATATCTTGGTAACTGAGGAGAACAAAGAAGAATATATTGGGTAG